In Apostichopus japonicus isolate 1M-3 chromosome 3, ASM3797524v1, whole genome shotgun sequence, a single genomic region encodes these proteins:
- the LOC139965811 gene encoding uncharacterized protein, translated as MKGANFLILITINLAFGENRFTEKAIEFLTDAKQILPMVRGVPDIKFTIEMALVDKLEYRFYDVKIRDIEHKPKSFLAVKGDAGLSWQEGELRVDVQYKWTYGTHRLC; from the exons ATGAAAGGAGCCAATTTCTTAATTCTTATCACAATAAACCTGGCATTTGGAGAAAATCGATTCACAGAGAAAGCAATTGAGTTTC TAACAGATGCCAAGCAGATCTTGCCTATGGTAAGAGGAGTACCAGACATTAAATTCACCATAGAGATGGCGTTGGTTGACAAACTTGAATACCGATTTTATGA CGTTAAAATTAGAGACATTGAACATAAACCAAAGTCATTTTTGGCTGTAAAGGGAGATGCTGGCTTGTCTTGGCAAGAAGGGGAGCTTCGCGTTGATGTTCAGTATAAATGGACTTATGGAACACACAGGTT GTGCTGA